In the genome of Dermacentor andersoni chromosome 3, qqDerAnde1_hic_scaffold, whole genome shotgun sequence, one region contains:
- the LOC140216846 gene encoding uncharacterized protein gives MAAKGPRVSKEQAAILVQFIEQHPYLARASTEFSPRMTAARKNELWEEVAAVLNAQGPAVKATSRWRNHWAKMAHKAKKEAARAASEKRATGGGKVGGVDGRVLDVLMRTGGVLVSPPEYFPDSEDEASSEEAAGPSGSRRNLPATTAFVVSGPAAVAGPSGLTQPPATPQVLRPTPQVLQPTPQVLRPTTQVPRPTTQVPQPTPQVPQPTPQVPQPTPQVPQPTPQVPQPTPQVPQPTPQVPQPTPREPRAPRRQPRQQELDGAVMTATAAYVRQSQLEEARVQEDTRFRQQLLEQNRQHHEAHLQSLRQHHEAHMESLRHLGEEVAAMREVESQRLEVQRQRLEVARRSHETNERLLQLLLAALGHGGSQAPPPSQAPHN, from the exons atggcagcaaaagggccgcgggtgtccaaagagcaggcggctattctcgtgcagttcatcgagcagcacccatacctggcgagagcttctacagagttctcgccacgtatgactgctgctcgaaaaaacgaactgtgggaggaggtggcggcggtgcttaacgcacaggggccagccgtaaaggccaccagccgttggcggaaccattgggccaagatggcccataaagcgaaaaaagaagcggccagggccgcgagcgagaagag ggctactggaggtggcaaagtgggtggcgtggacggccgcgtcctcgacgtccttatgaggacaggaggggtccttgtttccccccctgagtacttccccgatagcgag gacgaggcaagttcagaggaagctgcagggcccagcggttcccgcagaaatctaccagcgacaactgctttcgtggtgtcgggccctgcagctgttgctgggccaagtggccttacac agccaccggctacgccccaggtgctgcggcctacgccccaggtgctgcagcctaccccccaggtgctgcggcctaccacccaggtgccgcggcctaccacccaggtgccgcagccaaccccgcaggtgccgcagccaaccccgcaggtgccgcagccaaccccgcaggtgccgcagccaaccccgcaggtgccgcagccaaccccgcaggtgccacagcctaccccccaggtgccgcagcctacccctcgagagccacgggcaccccgtagacagcccaggcagcaggaacttgatggtgctgtgatgacggctactgccgcatacgttcgccagagccagttggaggaagccagagttcaagaggacactcgcttccgccaacaactgctggaacaaaaccggcag caccacgaggcccacctgcagagcctgcggcagcaccacgaggcccacatggagagcctgcggcacctcggggaggaggtggcggcaatgcgggaagtggagtctcagcgcctcgaagtgcagcggcaacgcctcgaagtggcgcgtcggtcgcacgagaccaacgagcgcctgcttcagctgctgctggctgcactggggcatggtggcagccaagcccctcccccctctcaggccccacataattaa